The following coding sequences lie in one Zingiber officinale cultivar Zhangliang chromosome 2B, Zo_v1.1, whole genome shotgun sequence genomic window:
- the LOC122048011 gene encoding 1,4-dihydroxy-2-naphthoyl-CoA thioesterase 1-like codes for MVIQSHRPLPPTFLIVLPIHIIDRNLSPSDSPPQILPPIDRSPRDGSADEEMARNPSPPAKSKTSQLDAALHNIGFEIDLISPAKVNGRLTVTDSCCQPFKVLHGGISAMMAEALASIGAHVASGFRRVAGIQLSINHHRSARSGDRVFVEATPLQLGKTIQVWEVQLWKMDMESGSEKGVLISSARVTLLVNLPVPDHAKEAEETLKKYARL; via the exons atggtTATTCAGAGTCATCGCCCACTTCCACCTACCTTTCTCATAGTCCTCCCTATCCACATTATTGACCGCAACCTCTCCCCTTCCGATTCCCCTCCACAAATCCTCCCACCGATCGATCGATCTCCCCGCGACGGATCCGCCGACGAAGAGATGGCCCGCAACCCTTCTCCGCCGGCCAAGTCGAAGACCTCCCAACTCGACGCCGCCCTCCATAACATCGGTTTCGAGATCGATCTCATCTCCCCCGCCAAGGTCAATGGCCGACTCACCGTCACCGATTCCTGCTGCCAG CCGTTCAAGGTGCTCCACGGCGGGATATCGGCCATGATGGCCGAGGCGCTGGCCAGCATCGGGGCGCACGTCGCCTCCGGGTTCCGCCGCGTGGCCGGGATTCAGCTCAGCATCAACCACCACCGCAGCGCCCGCTCCGGCGACCGCGTCTTCGTCGAAGCCACACCGCTCCAGCTCGGCAAGACCATCCAG GTGTGGGAGGTGCAGCTATGGAAGATGGACATGGAGTCTGGCTCAGAAAAAGGGGTCCTGATATCCTCAGCAAGGGTCACCCTCTTAGTAAACTTGCCCGTACCAGACCATGCAAAAGAAGCTGAAGAAACTTTGAAAAAATATGCGAGGTTGTAG